The stretch of DNA AACACGAGCGGACTTTCGATCACAACTGAGGGGCGTGCGTTGGAACGTGGCGGGATAGGAGATCGCGTGCGGGTTATGAACCTGAGTTCGCGCGCAACTCTGTTCGGTTTCGTTCAGGAAGACGGCTCTATCAAGGTGACCAGATGACAAAGTTTAATTACAGGCTTTCCGCTCCTCATGTGATGGCGCTTTTTGCGCTCAGTCTAGTGGCTGCTTGTGGTCGCGGAGATCACTTGGGCAAGGCACCAAGTTTTTCTAACCCGCTTGAGACGCGAGAGCATTCGGCCATGGTTGGTGCAACTTTACCTTTGGCTGTTGAAGATGTCGGTGCGACCGACAGTGCATCGCTCTGGAGCGGTCAAAGATCGTCCCTTTTGGGGGATCGGCGCGCGATGCAGCGCGGTGATATTATGACAGTCGTCATAGAAATTGACGAAAGTGCTGAAATCTCAAATGAAACCGATCGGTCACGGAGTGGGACAGAGAGTTTGCAAGTCCCACAGCTTGGCGGTCTGCCGCAGCGGTTGGACGAAAAACTGCCAACCGGTGCGTCATCTTCCGATCTGGTCTCAATTACGTCCAACTCGGGATCCAGCGGAGATGGTTCAGTCAAACGGAAGGAGAAGCTGACACTGCGTGTTGCAGCGACTGTGATTGATGTTCTTCCGAATGGGATCCTCTCCATTTCGGGATCGCAGGAGTTACGCGTCAACTTTGAAATGAGAGAGCTTCTTGTTTCGGGCTACGTACGACCGGCGGATATCTCGCGGCAGAACGAGATCACGTATGACAAGATTGCCCAGGCGCGTGTCTCTTATGGTGGTCGCGGACAAATCACTGACGTACAGCAGCCTCGGATAGGTCAGCAGGTTCTTGACGCAATTTTACCGTTCTAGGAGAGTACAAAGTGAAAAAGCTGCTTCCCTTGATGCTTTTGTTGATCGGTACCGGCGCTGGCGTCGGTGCTGGCATTTTTCTACGCCCAGAACCCGAGCCAGGCTTGGCTGCAGACGCGGAAGTGTCGGCCGAGGCCGAGGATAAAACCGAAGACAGTGACGACATCTCGGACCGCGAATATGTCAAAATGAACAACCAGTTTGTCGTTCCCGTTGTCAGTAAGGATGCTGTCCAGGCGCTTGTGGTGATGTCCCTGAGCCTGGAAGTGCCTGCTGGGCAGAAAGATGCCATCTATTCAAAAGAACCAAAATTGCGCGACTCATTTCTTCAGGTTCTGTTCGATCATGCCAATGTCGGCGGCTTTGACGGCGCTTTCACCAATGCAAATAACCTTGCTGTATTGCGCGCGGCGCTGCGCGAGGTTGCGCAAAAGGACATGGGAGATCAAATCTCGGATGTGCTCATCATCGAGATTGCGCGCCAAGATTATTGATTGCGCGGCTGCTGCTGCAATTGTGCTAAGTCTATCGCCTGCTCCAAACGCTTTTTCCGGTCGTCGGCTTTCATTTTTAGTGCCTCTTGGGCCATCAGCTCTTCGGTGACAGCTTTTTTGCCGGTCGCCATTCTGAACGCCGCCATCAGGCTTTCTTTTTGAGCAAGGACTTGCGCCAACTCAATACTAAGAGATCGTTGGTTTTTTGCCAGCCATTTCAGCCAGATGATATCTCCTCCAATGGCCCGAAGATTTGCATCGGACGCCGGCAGGCAATGGGTGTCGTGAGCAAGGCTTTGCAAGCGTTTGAGCTCCGCGCGAAGCGCACTCTCTCGATTCCGGAGCTTTGTCAGCGCCAGTTCACTGTGACGATGTTTTAAGTCTGCAAGCTGCTTCAGCATGTCCAGTTCTTTCATCAGATACGCCCCTTGGCCTGTTGACGCATCTCGTCGGCGAAACGGATGGCCGCTGCGACCGCGGCATATTGCTCTGGCAGGATTTCGTCACCGATATTGGTCACAGCAAACAGTGTGCGTGCGGTCGGTGGATCGCTATGGATCGGGACGGCGTTTTCTTGGGCAATTTCCCGGATGCGCAACGCAACTTCGTCCACGCCTTTTGCGACACAAACAGGTGCTGTCCCGCTGGCACGCGACCATTGCAGTGCAACGGCATAGTGTGTGGGATTGACAACAATCACATCTGCAGTCGGCACGTCGCTCATCATTTGCTGGCTTGCTATGGCTTGTCCGCGTGCGCGTCTTTCTTGTTTTAGGTGCGGATCACCTTCGGAGTTCTTGGCTTCATCCATGATTTCCTTGCGGGACATCCGGTTTTTTCGAATGTGCTCTTGATGCTGCCATACAGCGTCAATCCCGCCGAGCGCGACAGATATCAGGACAACGACAAAAAGGAACGCGACAACAAGCTCAGCCAAAAGCGTGACGACCAGGCCTGGAGATCCGTGCATGACATTGATCATCTCGGGCAGACGACGCGTCAAAAACAGTGCCAAGCACGCAGAGTACAACAGGAGTTTGACGAAGCTCTTGGCGAATTCGAAGAACCCACCCCGGCCAAACTTCTGCTTGGCGTTCTGGATCAGCGATATCCTGGAAAGCTTCGGCTCAAGCTTGCTTGGCGCGACAACAAAAGCGCGCTGTGCCAAGACTGCAAGCAATACAGCGACTGCCGGCGCAAAAAAGACTGGTGCAACAGCGACGGATGCCGACCGCAAAATGGCTCCCATCGTTGCAGAGGGTCCGCCAGCGAACAGGTCGTCCGACAGTGGCAGCGCCTGGTCCAACAGGACCTGCATCTCGCTGCCGAAGGATGTGAGGCTATACGCCCCGACGGCAACGAGGGCCAAGGTCAAGCCAGCATAAGCTGAGGCTGTGTGTAGATCCGCGGACTTTGCGACTTCACCTTTCTTTCGGGCTTCCTGTAGCTTGTGCGGTGTCGGATCAAAGGACTTGTCGGTGTCTTCATCCTGACCGCTCATCTTGGCGCCTCAAACGGAGCGGCCATAAACTGGTCGAGCGCGGACAACCAAACGGACAACATCACCGGTGCTGCCAAAAACAAAAGAAACAGGCCACCCAGTGTGATGACAGGGGCCCCGACGAAGGCCACCATCAATTGCGGCATCGCTTTGTTGATGACGCCAAGTGCCAGATTGTACAGAACCGACATCAGCAAGAACGGTGCCGACAAGAGAAATGCGAGTTCAAATGCATAGGCGACCTGACCCAAGCCCCAATCCGCAACGTCACGCCCCAACGCAAACACTCCGGTGGGCAACAATACGTAAGAGTGGATCAGCAACTGGGCTGCCTTGACATGCAGTCCCGCCATGACGGCAAGAGCGATCGCACCCACCGTGAGTACATAACCCATGGCTGGCAGCGGCTCGATGGCTGCGCCGCCCAGAATCTGTGACAAGGAAGTGGATTGAGCGGCAATGGCCCCTGCGGTTTGCAAGGCCAGTACAAACAAGCGAATTCCAAGGCCAATCAACAGGCCAGCCAGCGTTTCCGTAAATACGAGAATACTGAGTGTATCGATCGAAAAGGCAGGCAGGTCTGCCCCGATGGCTGGAGCGACGATCAGAGTAAACGCCAACGCGACAATCAGCTTGATCCGCATGGGTACGGACTGTTCTCCGAAGCCCGGAAGCAGTGAGACCGTCGCCCCAACACGCAAGAACACGACGAAACCCAACCACAGTTGGGTTTGCACGATACCAAGCAATTCGGCAGCTGCATTCATGCTGCAACGACGCCGACCAGTGATGGACGGGCGTCGACGCCAATCTCTTCGAAGGAGAGAACCGGGTTGTTCAGGCCCTTTGCGCGCATCATTGTTTTCAAAAAGCGGCGCCTGCGCGTATTGGTCACCACGGCCGGAAAGATACCTTGACCGCTTGCCTCCTGTAGCTTCTCCGACACGTTGTCTGCCAGTCGATTGAAGAGGTCGGGTGGTAGCGCGATGTCGAGGCCGCGATCTGCATCAACCTGGTAGCTCGCAAATGTATCCTCCCATTCAGGAGCAAGTTGGATGAGTGGGAGTGTCCCGTCGTCACGCCGGATACCGGAAATGATCTGAAACCCAAGACGCTGACGAACGTGTTCGCAGATTGCTTCGGGCTGTGCATTCACTGCGCGTGCTTCTGAAACGGCTTCGAGGATGAGGGGCAAATTTCGGATCGACACCTGTTCTTCCAGCAGCAGGCGCAAGACGGCATGAAGCACATCCATGGGCACCTTGTCCGGTATAAGGGCATCCAACATCTTGCGATTTGCTTCCGCCCTGACGGGATCGGTGACTGACTTCATCTCTTCGAGCAGCCGCCGCAATGATTTGAGTGTCAAAAGCCTGCTAAAGTTACGTTTGATGACCTCCAACAAATGCGTCGCTAGGATTTCCGTGGGGGTGACCAATGTCACACCGGCAAGTGCGGCCATTTCCTGATCTTGCGTGGCGATCCAGCGCGCCGGAGCACCATAGACCGGTTCTGTCGTGTCTTCTCCGCCAGGCAGGTTTTCGACTGCGTCTGGCGCGAGCGCCAGGATGTCATTGGGCCGAATTGTTCCGCGTGCCTGCTCGACCCCTTGAATGCGCAATAGATATCCGCCGACTGGCAGACCAGCATTGTCGGTAAGCCGGATTTCGGGGAGGATGATGCCGAAGACGGTTGCCACGTGCACCCTCATGTTCGCGATGCGCGCATCGAGGCCCGTTCCAGGATCAAGCACCATTGTGACAAGATCTGGTGCAAATTCGACATGAATGTCATCAAGCTCGAGAATATCACCGAGTGACTTCTCCGGTGTTGCCTCTGTTACTTCATCGAGGTCGATCTCGGCAGTCGTGCTGTCGGAATTCTTTTTCCTGACCATGTATGCAGCGGTCCCAAGGCCTATTGCACCCGCCATAAAGGGCAACAGTGGTAGCCCGGGAAAAAGGCCCAGCAGAGCCATCAACACCGCAACTGTAACCAACGCTGCAGGATGCCGCCCCAGTTGTCCGAAGACGGCCAAATCAGTTGCGCCTTTCGCACCGCCACGCGCTAGCAACAAAGCTGACGCAATCGATATAATGACCGCAGGAATTTGCGATACCAAGCCGTCACCTACGGTCAGAATGGCATAAGTCTCAAACGCGTTGCCTAAAGCCATGCCATGTATGGCAACACCCATGACCAATCCTGCAACCAGGTTCAGGAGCGTGATCAGCAGGCCAGCAACTGCATCGCCTTTGACGAACTTTGAGGCACCATCAAGAGATCCAAAGAACGTCGTTTCGGCCTGCTCCAATTCGCGGCGCGCCTTAGCTTCGTTGTGGTCGATTGCCCCGGCTGACATGTCACTGTCGATTGCCAGTTGCTTTCCGGGCATGCCATCCAAAGCAAACCGTGCGCCGACTTCGGCCATACGCGTCGCACCCTTTGTTATGACCATGAAGTTCACAATCAAGAGCACGCAAAACACGACCAAACCCAGAAAGACGCTTCCCCCCATGACGAACTGAGCGAAGCCTTCGATTACATCTCCGGCGGCACCGGTGCCAGTGTGGCCTTGTCCAATGATCAGCTTGGTCGATGACACATTCAAAGACAGTCGCAACATCAACGACGCGAGAAGGATTGTTGGGAAAGATGAAAAGTCGAGTGGCCGCTCGATGAATAGAGTTATCGTGAAAATCAGGATTGCCAGCGCGAAAGATGCCGCGAGGCCAATGTCGAGTACCCAAGCAGGCATCGGCAAAATCATCATTACAATGATTCCCATCAGCGCGATTGCGAGCAAAACTGTGGGGCTGAAAATTGCAGATCTGGACAGCGTCATTTTTTTTGCCCGTAATGTGCCGAGCGCTGATTTCTCGCAACTTTCGGGATAGGAAAGTTAAGTGCATCATATCGGCAAGACGGGTCGAGGGCCCACACATTTGCGGGGAGACAGCGCCGAACGCAATCAATTGCCAAGTGCTGGTGTGCCGGTGACAGATTTGGTACGATTGAAACGCACTGCATCCACCGCCATACCTTTGAGTAGAGCGACTTTGATCTCATAGCGGGCCGTCCTTATCACTTCTGTGATCGTTGCAGGCTAGACGCAGGCAGGTTTATATTTGGTAACTAAGTTTGCTTGGAGCATCGGTTGTTTCAAAAGCTAGTCGCTGTTCGTATTTGTAGCGATCAGCTGTTCGATGACTGCTCGGGCGTCGGCGCTGTCTTGCAATGCGCTCTGTATTCGACCTAGCATTCCATCGATGTCGGTTGATGTATCCAACTGCGACGAAGCAATTTCCATTACCGGACCCAAAACTGGCGCATCAGGTTCGAGCAGAACTTGCCAATCGTCTGAAAGCCAGGCCGCTTGCAAGCTGTCCGCGTCAGCACCGATGTCTCTCAAGATTTCATAAGCGCTGTCGTGATCGCCGTTCAGTGTGTTCGCACGTGCACGCAATCGGGCAGCTTGCTGGCCCTCCAATCCGCGCAGAAGCGACAGAGCTTCAAGTGGTCTAGATAAACCAAGCGAGACCTCCGCCCGCAACTGCCTGTTCTTAGGTGTTTGGGGAATGTCACTTTGAGCAAACAACAGCTGTTCAGCTTCTGCAAAAAAACCAAGTTCAACCAATCGCTCGACAAGCAGAAGAGCGGCTTGTTGCGAGATTTCCACCGAACCGTCTGCAATGTTTTCAAAGGCTTGTCGAACGAATACCCCCTCCGGCGCATCGCGCGATAGCACTTCCAAAACCGACGAGCGTAACTCGGCCGATGCATTCTCAATCCTGCTGGAGCTGATCCGTTCAAGTGCTGAAAAGGCTGCATCGAACTGTCCGGAAGTCGCCAAGGCTAAGACATGTGCGCGCCGTAATTTCTCCCCAAGAGGATCATCTCGGAATTCAATTGCGTATGCTTCGACCAATGCGGCAATACTTTCGTCGATCTCTACACTAGTGTTAAACTGCGTATCCACATACCGCACGAGAGCTTCAGCAGACTGTTGATCATTCGATCCCACCACCCTTTCAAGCCTTGCCTGAGCCGAAACAGTGTTTCCTTGTACCAATTCGATATCTGCCTTTGCCAGCTCGGCCGCAGACGATAGAGGTTCAGCAGTTCGTTCCAATCCTCGCAGCGCAGCAGCTGCGCCATCTTCGTCACCATACGCAAGCAGTTTTTTACTGAGCGCTGGTGCTATATGCTGGCGCAAATGAAGGGGCAGGCTGCTCAAAGTTCGAATGGCTGCTTTACTGTTGACTGTTTCATATGAGTGCAGCGTTTCTTTCGATAAAATCGCCCATAGCGCAACATCCGAGTCACAGTCCAAAAATCTGCTTAGGTAGCCATTGTCGCCCGCGCCTCCAAATTCCATGATGTTCGCAATGTCGATCAATGCGGGGTTCGACGTTTGTAAGCCGGCATCCATGCGTAGAATTTGAGTGGCCTCTGCTCCAAAACCAAAGTGCAGATAAAGTTGTACCAGCTCTACTGCAACGTCAGTATTCAATCGGTCAAACTCTGAATACAGGTTACGGCGAAGAGTAGAGATGCGCGGCGCAAAGAGTGCGCTACCTCCCCACTCCTGAACCTGCACGACAGACGGATCGATACATCTTACGCCCAATGTGGTTGATGCTTGAAGCTGAGGCGCGCCGCTGCGCGGAAGATCACTGCTAGAGGTTACCCTCAAGTTGCCGCTCACTGGGCCTTGCCGTTCGGGCGTATTATTTTCCGGCAATGAAGAATCGAATACCCGCACGTCGATTTGTGGGCGCGCTTGTCGTTCAAGAACCGGGGAACCACCTCGATGAGCGCTGAGCAAACCCGCTGTTGCTGCTTGGCCGATCCTTTCGGCCAGCTCTTCCTGTGCGTGGTGTAGAGCGACCAGTTCATTTTGCTGCGGGTTAAAATCTGGAACAACTCGCGGCAAAATAGGGCCTAGTGCCAATGAGGGTTTTTCTCGATTTTCTTCAGAATCCGTTTCAGAGAATGCATCCCGCAAATTGATCAATTCAGAGGATGTAGTGAGCGGCAATTGCATAGATCCGATGTTGCTGACCGGTGGCCTTTCAACTGAAAAGGAAAGCGAATTTGAACTGGCGGCGCTTTTCATAACGTCAATCACGACCATACGATCTCCTGATAGAAATACGTCGGCTTTGCAATTGCAATTGAAGGAAATAGATAAAGTGTCTGCTGATGTCGTAACGTTGTCTACAAAACTTCGGTCAATCCGCTCGAAAACACGCGATGTATCGAATCCATCTCTATGGCCCGTAAGAGTGATACGTGCACTGCGCGTGTCTTGGTTGAGCGACCATTGTGTGCCTGGCGTCACATCAAGAACAAGGCGGGAGAAACCCTCATGCGCGCCGGACCGCACGGAAATTTCCTCAGCTGCCGCAGCCGCACATGATACCAAGCAAATTAAGAAAAGTCCTAGAGCGCGCGTCATGCTGCGTTTTGCTTTACTGATTTCAGTGCCTCTTCCAAGTCTGAGAAGGAGGGGCGACAATGGGATGGCGTGTTCTGGCGGCCAACCTCGATGCAGATGTTGGTTGCATGATTATGCAGATTTGCCACGAGTACTTCTCGGATGAGTTGGTAGAAATGGCCGTCTTCCTCCACGACGGCTTTTACTTTGGCCGCAAAAGGACCAACCAGACCGTAAGCAAGAAAGACACCTAAGAAGGTACCGACAAGCGCGCCGCCGATCAGTTTACCCAGGATTTCTGGCGGTTGATCAATAGATGCCATGGTCTTGATGACGCCCAAGACCGCGGCGACGATACCAAGGGCCGGCAAGCCGTCCGCGACGGTTTGCAACGCATGGCTCGAATGCAACGCGTGATGCATGTTTGTTTCCATGCGCTTTTCGAGAACTTCCTCAACCTGATGCGGGTCATCATAGTTCATCGATGCGGAACGCATTGTGTCGCAGATCAGGGCTGTCGCCTCTTGATCCGCAACGATCTTGGGGTAACGCGAAAATATTGAGGAATTTTCCGGATCTTCGATATGTTCCTCGATTGCGACCGGGTTTTGCCGTGCCAGCCGGATGAGTTCAAACAGCAAGCACAGCAGGTCTCGATAATCTTCATGTGCCCATCTAGGTCCTTTGAAGACCTTACCTAGATCTTTTATCGTGTGCTTGATCTCCGCCATCGAGTTGCTGATCAAGAAGGCGCCGACAGCTGCGCCAATGATCATCGTCATCTCAAATGGAAGAGACTTTAGGATGATCCCCATTTTGCCGCCAGCGGCCAGGTATCCGCCGAATACCATTACGAAAATGGTCACAATGCCAATGATTCCAATCACGTGACGATTCCCTCATTTCGATCTGTCACCACGATTGCAGACACCGGTTAACAAAGCCTCACAACTGCTCAGTTTTTAGGGGCTTTGGCATTCCTCCCCGCGACAATCGCGCTAATCGAATAAGCCACTTGCGGATCGAGGCCCGCCAGGATCTTTGCGGCAACGGTTGGATCCATGCGCCCCAGAAAACCGGCGGCAAAGCCCGGCTCCATGGCTTCAAACAACGCAGAGGCATCCTTGGGCTTCATGTTTTCGTAAACTGTCGTCAGGCGCGACAAGTCGTCTTCGGCCGCTGTTTGCGCGATCGCCAATGTACCTCGAAGGCGTTCTTCAGCTGTTTGCAGCGCCGCCAGCCGTCGTTCGACTTCCGTCTGGGCGACGTCCAGTGCTTTACTTCGCGCTGCGAGCGCACTTTCCCGTTTGGTGACCTGTTCTTCCCGTGCACGAATTGCATCAAGCAGCGGCTTAATGTCACCGCTTTCAAGCTCTTTTGGTTTGGCCTGTGGAGGCTGTACGCTCAGGGGCAGCGCAAAGCCGTTTGCGAGGTCCACTTCCGCCAATGCGGAATTCGCGCTTGTCCCTATGCGCACTGCTGCAGATGCAATGAGCAATGCGACAAGAAAAGCAATTGATCCGCGGTTGGCAACTCCACCCGAGCGACGTCTCTTCATTGCCTGCCTCCAGCACTTCGACGCGCGAAGACCGGCGCGCTCGTCTCTTGCGGAACAGGCGGCGCTGGGTCTGGAGACGGGGTGCTTGGAACGTCGTGCAAAGAAGCCATTTGCAGCTCAAGGCGCCGCGCCATTTCTGTTGCGCGCTGCGTTGTATCGTTCAGCGTTTCTGCTGAGTCTGCTGCGGTTTTCTGAGCAGCCTCCAGTGTTTTGGTCAGGTCATCGACCTGCGCAGACAAAACGGCGACAGCGCCACCAACGCCCTTTTCGAGGTTGTTGAAACGGTTCAGCCTCCGACCGAGAACAAAACAGTAAAAGCCCGCGCCAAGCGCACCGGCTGCTAAGAAGATGTCAGCAATCAAGTCCATTTTTCCACCATCAGCTCAAAACGAATTCCATGATGAGAAGGTCGTTTACCCGACCTGCTCCGGTCACAATCTCGACCCGGCGCAGCATTTGCGCGCGCAACCGCGTAAGCGCAGCAGGGCTTTCGATGTCCTTGGTTTCCAATGCGCGCAGGTAACCATTCAGAACATCGACGACCCTCGGCAGAATTGCTTCCACGTCGGTTACATATTGGGATGGCACTTCTAACTGGGCTCGAAATCGCAAGTGTTGTCCTTGGGAACTGGGCGCCAAAGAAACGACCATCGGTTCCAGGGCAACAAAAGATACGTCAGGAAGCTCGGGTGAGTCTGCGCCCCTTTCCGTCGGGCCTTCCGCCGATTCGGGCGCAAGGACCATACCGGAAAACGTCGCAAAGAAGCCGCCCCCCGCACCAAGCAACAGGGCCACAACCCCAAGTATCAAAGGTAACTTTGAGGACTTCTGCGCCTCTTCCGGTGTTTCTACAGCTGCGTTCGTCATCTGGTTCCTGCTCAGAATATGTCGGATGCAGATTTCTCATAGATCAACTAACCGATTGTTAAGGCTGTTCAGTCATTGCTGGCACAACGCCGGGCAGAACGCCCGGTATGACGGAGGCAATTGTGCAGCAATTACTGAATGTCTGGATGGGACTGGATATCAAACGCCAGATAACCGTGGTCGTGGCGACCTTGGCGATGTTCTTGGCGATTCTTGCGATGTCGCGCATTGTGACGTCACCAACACTGACGCTGCTCTACGCGGGGCTGGAAAATGGCGCTGCCGGAGATGTGGTACGGGCGCTTGAGCAGCGCGGCGTCCCGTTTGAGGTGCGCGGTGGTTCAATCTTTGTAGATTCGCAAGAGCGCGACCAACTACGATTGACCCTCGCAAGCGAAGGACTTCCTGCAAACAGCAGCCAAGGATACGAACTTTTAGACAGCCTTTCGGGTTTCGGCACCACATCGCAAATGTTTGACGCTGCATATTGGCGCGCCAAAGAAGGGGAATTGGCGCGGACAATCGTATCCAGCCCTCATGTGGCCATGGCACGTGTTCATATTGCATCGACGGGATCGAACCCGTTTCAACGGAGCGTCACGCCAACGGCATCCGTGTCACTGACAGCGAATGGAGGCGAGCTGACCGCTCAGCAGGCCAAAGCCGTCCGTTTTCTTGTTGCGTCTGCCGTTGCCGGCCTGTCTGCTGATGATGTCGCAGTGATTGACTCGAATGGCGCAGTTCTTGGAATGGGCGATGATGCAGCGCCATCCACTGGTTCAGATGACAAGTCCCAGATGCTGAGAGAGCGTGTCGAACGGCTGCTCGAAGCGCGCGTTGGGCCGGGCAATGCGGTTGTTGAAGTCAGCGTGGACACGGTGACAGAAACCGAAGAGATCCGCGAGCGCCGTTTCGACCCTCAGGAACGTGTTGTGATCAGCACGGATACCGAGGAACGGACCAGCACGTCGAACGAGGCGGGCAATGGGGATGTCACCGTTGCATCCAATCTCCCCGACGGTGAAGGCGCTGGCGGTGACAATTCTTCTTCCCAAAACTCGGAAACACGCGAGCGCATCAATTACGAAGTTTCTGAAACTGAGCGCGCCATTGTGAAGTCGGCCGGGGCAATCCGTCGGGTCACAGTGGCTGTTCTGGTCAATGACGCGATCGCAGCAGAAGGGGCCGATGTCGCAACAACTGCACGGTCGCCGGAAGAGCTTGAAGCGCTGCGTGAATTGGTGGCCTCTGCCGTTGGATATGATGAAAACCGGGGCGACGTGATCACGATAAAGGCAATGGAATTGCAGCCTATCTTGCCCCAAGGCACGATCGCCGAAGCCTCCGTTTTCGATGGAATTCATCTGGATGTAATGTCGGCGATCCAGATGGCTATTCTTGCGGTCGTGGCACTTATTTTGGGCCTGTTTGTGGTTAAGCCTGTGCTGACACGCTCTGCCACAGCAACGGAGGAGCTTCCTGCTCTGCCGCCAAGCATGTCTGGTGGTAACTTTGACAACACTCCACAGATTGTGACGGAACCGGGGGATCTGCCTCAGATCGACATAGCGGCGGCCCCTGAAATGCTGCCGGATCTTCCGGCTCTCACGTCCGGTCCAGATGGCGCATTGCCTGTCCCATTCTCCGAAGATCCGGTTGATCGTCTTCGTTCAATGATTGGTGAACGGCAGGAAGAAACTGTGGAGATTTTGAGGAGTTGGCTTGAAGAGGAGCGCGCCTGATGTCAGCTGCGCACCTTTTCGAAGATTTTGGCGAGGAGAAACCGAAGCTCGCCGACGCTGCCTCCCTGCCGATTGAAGTGGTTGAAGACCAAAAGCTTGAGGCCTTTGAAAATGGCTATCAGGCGGGTTGGGAAGATGCTGTGGCCGCCCAATCGGAAACACAGAGCTTTGTGTCGAGCGGACTGGCGTCAAGCCTGCAAGATGCATCATTTGAATACCATGAACTGAGAGCAGGGATGACCGCGACCGTGGAAACGATCATCAAAAGCGTCACGGACATCATCCTGCCCCGGGTCGCGCATTCCAGCCTCGGGGCGCACGTGCGTGAAAAGGCTCAGGATATGGTGCGTGCCAGCCTGGACAAACGGGTTGAGATTGCAGTGGCACCAGAGAACGA from Tateyamaria omphalii encodes:
- the fliF gene encoding flagellar basal-body MS-ring/collar protein FliF, which encodes MTEAIVQQLLNVWMGLDIKRQITVVVATLAMFLAILAMSRIVTSPTLTLLYAGLENGAAGDVVRALEQRGVPFEVRGGSIFVDSQERDQLRLTLASEGLPANSSQGYELLDSLSGFGTTSQMFDAAYWRAKEGELARTIVSSPHVAMARVHIASTGSNPFQRSVTPTASVSLTANGGELTAQQAKAVRFLVASAVAGLSADDVAVIDSNGAVLGMGDDAAPSTGSDDKSQMLRERVERLLEARVGPGNAVVEVSVDTVTETEEIRERRFDPQERVVISTDTEERTSTSNEAGNGDVTVASNLPDGEGAGGDNSSSQNSETRERINYEVSETERAIVKSAGAIRRVTVAVLVNDAIAAEGADVATTARSPEELEALRELVASAVGYDENRGDVITIKAMELQPILPQGTIAEASVFDGIHLDVMSAIQMAILAVVALILGLFVVKPVLTRSATATEELPALPPSMSGGNFDNTPQIVTEPGDLPQIDIAAAPEMLPDLPALTSGPDGALPVPFSEDPVDRLRSMIGERQEETVEILRSWLEEERA